In Nocardioides sp. JS614, the sequence GGTGACCCTTGTGGGCCCCGCCAAGGCTGAACGGCTGGCAAGGTACGCCGCCAGCGACGACATCGACGTCTCCGAGGAACGGCGTGAAGTCGACTTCCCCAATCCCTCCTTCGATGAGGGGCCACGGGTCGGCGAGCGTCGCGGGAGGTGTCTCGTCGGGCAGGTAGTCCACGGCGTTGTTGGCCCTGAGGGTCGCGCAAGCACGCTTGTTCAGCTCGTTGAGCAGAAGGTGGCGAAAGCCAGCCTCGTGCAGTGCCATCGCGAGGCCACCACCACCGGAAAAGAGTTCGATGCAAGAGCCAGAGTCGGCGTCGTCTGCTGCCTCCGGAGCGTCGTGGACCATACCGCGGGACGCTACCGCGGACCTCCGACACGAAGGGCGTGAACACGCGTCTTTAAGAGGGCATCGTGCGACCCGGACAGCACCTAGCTGGTTGAACGAGGTTGACCGGTCGTATCACTCGTCATTGTCTTGGGGGAGCACCCAGACCCAACCTGAGAGGTCGTAAACCGCTCGGCCGTCAGCGGTGGTACCAATCTTTGGAAACTCGTCGACGTAGTCGTCGGCGTCGGACCGGGTGCAGACGAGCGTGTCGCCAACCTCGGTGACGTAGCCCCAAATGCCGTTGGGGTCGTTGGCCCGCCAGGCGTGGAGGAACTCGCCGAGCGCCTCTGCGGTCGCGATGGGGCGCACCCACCCGTTCCAGCGCTCTTCCAAGACACCCTCAGCGTCCAGGGCCAAATCGTCGACCATGTTCTCCGGAGCGCTGTCTATGTAGACCTTCATCGCCTTCCTCCGTCTTCGGGGTCGTCGAGCGCCGATAACACACGTTCCGTCATGCGCCCGACGGCGTGGGCTCTGTCGTCATGATCTTGCCTTCCGTGCTAGGTCCGCTCTGCAGGGCTCGACCCGTCGAGGCGCTCGAGGTTCAGTACGTTGCCCGGGAGCCAGCCGAAACATGCCAATCTGACCCTATCGAGAGGGACCGGATGGTCGCGTGCCCGACAATGTGTGGGGCTCTCGGACCTCATGACCCATGCGCCTATCCGAACCGACAGGCGACGTTCCTCGCCCCAGACCGTGCAGCGCCGCGACCGCGGAAGCGGCGATCGCGGCAGCACTCGTGGCACTGCTGGCTGCGCGCATCGTCTCCGAGACTGGCGCCGGGACAGGGACCATTCGTTTGGCGAGGATATCGGCGGGGGAGACCCAGACGACGTCGCGGCCGAAGGCCGGCGCCGTTGCCAGGCCGGCCTCGACGTCGTTGTGCGCCCGGCGGGACAGGGCTCGCGCCGGCCCGGTGAGGTCGGGAGCGTCGGCCTTCTCAGCGACGACCACGGCGAGCTCGGATCCGGCCTCGATCGCACGAAGCGTTGCGCGCACGGCTTGGGGTAGCCCTGGGCGGTCGGCGATGACCCCGGGGCTGGCCAGGGTGGTCTTGCCGTGGGTGATCTCGCGGTACGCGGCGCGGACGTCCGCGGCCGCGCGGGCCAGTGGCTCCTCGAGGCGGGCCCCGGGGGGAGCGAGGTCGCCCCAGCGGCTGGCCAGGTTGCTCCAGGACCGCCCTGCGTCGGCGATGGCGGGGACGAGGCGATCGTAGCGCTCGAGCAGGCCGGCGGTCTCGGCCGCGTCGACGAGGACCATGCTCGCGCCGGCGATGAGCCCTTGGGTGCGGGTGATCAGCAGGATGTTGGACGGTTGGAGGTCCCGGGCCAGCGCGCGGTGGGTTTGGATGTCCCAGTTGGCCAGTGCTTGCGCTAGCCGGTCGGGGTCGTCGATGGGGCGCATCGCTTCGCCGGCGAGGGCTTGCGGGAACCGGTCGGTCAGGTAGCTGCGGGCGGTGTTCTCGCAGGCGGAGATCCGGTCGATCCAGACACCGGTGGGGGTGATCGCGTAAGGGGAGCGGTGCTGTGCCAGGTGGATCCGTCGGCCGGCGCTTCGAGCGTCGTTGACGCGGTCGCGGCCGTGCTCGTGGAGCGCGACGTTGACGGCGTGGGCGGTCAGGTAGAGCCCGTGCATGATCCGGGTGCGTGCTGCCTCTAGGTCGCGGTGAGCGTCAGGCTGCTCGTGGCGGATCTCGGCGCCGTAGCGGCGGACCAGCGAGGCGGCGTTGAGGAATGTCTGGGTCATCTGGTCGATGCGAGGGCTGGTCGGGCCTTGCCCTGGCCAGGCAGTACGGCCGGAGAGGCTGGTCTCGATGGTGGCGGCCTGGGCGGAGAGGCTGGTGATGGGCCCGTCGCGCTCGTCGACGCCAGGTCGTCGACCGGGCAGGGATGCCCACAGGTCCTCGGCGGCCGCGACCATCGTCGGCCAGCTGCGCAGCAGCGTTCCGGCGGCGTCTCCGTCAATGTCCATGAGGAGCTGGCGCGCCAGGTAGTCGACGTCGACGAGCATCTCACCGACGCTGCGCATGTCGCGGGAGGTCATCGGGATCTGGTCGACGTCGAAGAGCTCCTCGTCGATCTCGGCGTACGCCAGCCGCAGGTCAGTAGCCAAGGCCGCGGGCTTCCCGGATGAGGTCGCACAGGTCGACGACCAGTTGGGAACCGTGCACCAGGTCGGACCGGTGCAGCGCCAGGGGACGGGTTAGCTCCTCGGCCTCGGTGAGCAGTTGGAGCGGCGAACGCTTCTCGAGCTCCGCGTCCTCGTCGAGGTCGGGCAGCTCGTAGTCGTCGGGCAGCAGGGCGCTGGCCTGGGAGTGCGCGAGATAGACACCGAGCCCGAGGTCGTGCAGCGATGAGTGGGCGGCGGCCCGGTCGGCGTCGCTCCACACCTGGGTGGCGGCCTGGTGCAGCAGGAGGGTGATCGAGCCCAGGCGGTCCCAGGTGCCGTCAGCGTTGAGGGTGTCCACGGGTGTTCCTTTCGGTCAGAGGTCGTCTGGCCCATGAACCCACGTCCGGGTCGGTCTTCGCTCCGCTGAGCGGCGGGCTGTGGATAACTCGGGGTCGTGTCGGCGGCTGGGCACAAACTGGTCTCGTTCGCCTATGTCGAACGGCGGTTGCCGGACGATCACCGCAGGCAAAGTCAAGAGATTCGCACTAGTGCTGACAGATGGAGGAGGGTCGTGATGATGAGGTTCCCGATGATCGTGCTGAGGGGGGTGACGCTGGCGCCGGCGCTGCTGGTGAGCCTCGTCCTCACCGTGGTGGTGTGCGCCTTGCTCCCGCCGGCGCTCGGCCTGGTGGCGTTCCTGGCCGCCGTCGGCCTGCTCGTTGCGCTGGCGATCGGCCAGCTCGAGGTGCCGGCGATCGCGACGCTGACCCTGTCCCGTCTCGCGACCGCAGCTGAGCTCCAAGTGATGGCGCCGGTGCTCGCCGAGCTGGGCGGCCGCGGCGTCGACGTCGGTGCCCTGTTCGTGCGCCGGTGTCAGGGTCCGAGCACCCCGGTGGCTGTGGCGATCGCGGGTCGCGCGGTCGTGGTCACCCCCGGGCTGGTGGAGGCCACGTACTGCGGAGGAGTGACCACTGCGGAGGCGGCCGCCGCGATGGCTCATGCTGTCGGCCAGTGGCGAGCGATCCGGCCGCGGCTGGAGCTCGCTGTGCTGGCGGCGGCGACGCCGTGGCGGCTGGTGGTCGCGACGTTCCGTGGCGTGGCCCGGGCCTTCGCCTGGCTTCCGTTCATGCGGCTGGCTTGGACGCTGCGGGGTCTCGTCGGTGTGATCTGCATCGTGCAGTCGGTCGCTGAGGACCGGGCCGCTCCGGGGGTCCTCGGCGGTGCGGTGATCGCCCTGACCTACCTGGTGCCGGCGGCCGTCTGGCGGATCGAGGCCCGGTCGGAAGCCGCAGCCGACCAGCTGGTGGTCTCCCTCGGCCTGGGCTCCGTGCTGGCTGGCCTGCTCCGGCGTCATGGACATCCGATGACGCTCGAGCGGCTGCAGCGCCTGGAGACGGCCGTCGAGCAGCCTCAGCGGCCGCGGCTGCACCTGGTGCACGGCTGAGGACACTCTCTGGGCGTTGCAGGTCTGCGGGCTACTCGTCTTCCTGGAAACCGGACGTGGAGTGGTGCACGCAGCCGCGGCCGTTGCCTTCGTGCGGCTTGTGGTTCATGCACGGCAGCGACCCCAGCTTGTGAGAGCAGTCGACCCAGTGGACCGTCGTGCGGCCGATGATGCGGCGGGCATCCGATGATGCGAACGCGGTAGCCATCGCGAACCTCCTAGCGGCGCGGGGGGCGGCGGCGGCCGAGCTGGGGCCGCCGGTAGGCGGCCGTGTCGGTGTGGTCGTGCTGTCGACCGGACCGGTGGACCTGCGCGATCTCGGCGTCGACGGAGGGTCCGGTGTCGGCAGCCGCGGCCTGGGCGGTCTCCTCGGTGGCCCTGATCTCCTCGGCGCGCTGACGGGCCTCTTCCTCGAGCGCGGCTTCCTCGCGAGCGGCGTCACTCATCTGAACTCCCATGGATCCCGTGGACCGGCACCGGCTGCGCCAGTCCCTTTTGGTCTCCTAAGTGCGGACCAGCGGTGGGAGCGATCACTTCGGCTGATCCGATTGGCGCCCCCGGGCAGGTCAGGTCGGCTGTGCCAGCAGCGTGGCTCCCAGCAGCTGGGCCGTGTGCTCGACGACCGCCAGGGAGCCATGCTCATTGGGGCGGTCGCAGCACGGATGGGTGTCGAAGCCCTCGTCGACGACGACGCGGTGCAGCTGGCTACCGCAGGCACGACATCGCCGGCCGGCGTGGGTGGGGCACTGGTCGACCGCCACGACGCAGGGCAGGCACGCCGCGGGCGTCGGTGGGCTCACGTGGTGGGCACGGTCCCAGTCGCGTCGCTGACTCAGCAGCGTGGCGGTCTGTCGCCACAGCGAATGCTCAAGGTGCGCCGGCGCCTGTTGACCGAGCGCCTGGTCGACGACCGCTTTGAGCAGCTGCTCACCGCAGCCGAGGAGTCGTTCGTCGAGGCCACGGGCGTAGCACCACCGGCCAGCGTCTTCGCGGCCATCGTCAGCTGCTCGTCCATGACCTGCCCTGGTCGAGGTCCATGGCTCCCTCTACCGACTCGGGGACCGGGGCGTCGGGCGCGACGATGCGCTCGGGATCGGGTCCCGGCTCTGCTCGGACATCCGCCGGCGGGCGTTGTCGGTGATCTCGCTGGCGATCCCGGCCGACTGACGGGCGTTAGCCGCAGCGTGGTCGACGATGTTGCCGAGCAGGCGCACGTCCTCGTCGGCGCGGCCGAGCTCCTTGCCGGCGGTTGCGATGCTTCGCTCTAGGTTGACCGGCTCCAGCAGGCCCAGGGCAGTGACGTCCCGGCTGGCCTGGTGCGCGGTCTCGGCGTGCTGGGCAGCCAGCTGGGCGACCGGCTTTGCGAGGGCGACCATCTCGCCGACGACCGCGATGCGCGGCTTGAGCTGAGCGATCTCGCTGGCGATGACGGGATCGGAGGTGTCGGCCAGGTCGAGGAGGGTGCGGGCGTCGGTGACGGACTGCGATGCGCGGTTGAGGTGCGCGAATAGGTCGTGGGTGAGCTCCGGCATGTCGTTGCACCGCGTGTGCAGCCGGCCCAGGTGCTCGCCGGCGGCCTCGAGGTAGAAGGAGCCGCGCTCGGACAGCTTGGCCTTGGCCGAGTCGAGTTCGGCGTCGTCGAGCACGCGGAGTGCGGAGGCGATCGTCTCCTGGAGCTCCTCCACGACCCAGCGCGCTCTGCTCACGGCCTGCTCGGCCTCGAACACAGCGTCGGCGGCGCTCAGCGTGGTGTCGGTGGTCATGCCGACTCACCGTCACTGGTTTCGGGCGGGGGAGCGGTGGGCGGCGGCAGTACCTCGCGGAGTCGATCGAGCGCAGCCAGGGCCTGCTCGAGGTGGGTGCGGGCCTCCTGAACCGGGTCACGGTCCGCCGCGGCGGACGGGGAATCGGTGGGCGTGCTCACGGGCAGCTCCTTGGTGGACCGGGGTCATCTCTCGGTCACCAAAGGAAGGTCGACCCGCCGGGGCGATCACCCGACGCGAAAGAAATCTCGCGATGTTCGAGTGGGGCCGGGTCAGGGCTGGTCCTAGGACATTGACTCCTGCCCGCCGTCGACGTCCTGGCTGATGATGTGCGCGGTCGCGTTCCGCGCGGCGTTGAGTTGCTTGTGGAGGTTGACCGCGAGACCGCGGGCCTCCTCGAGGTGGAGGCGGGCGACGTCGACTGCCATCGCCGGGTCCGACTCGTCGGTCATCGCATCCATGCTGAGCACCTGGTGAGCCAGGGCCCGCTCAAGCGTGCTGGAGAGCTGCGAGAAGGCCTGGGGGAGAGCGGCCGCGAGGTCGGCGAACTCCGCCAGCTGGTCCGAGGTCTTGGCCGGGATCTGGTCGCGCTCCCACATCGTGGCGCGGTTGAAGCCGTAGACGTGCTCGCGGGCGGCCGTCGCGTGTCCGCCTGCTTCGAGCTGGTCGTTGTCGTCCACCGAGTTGTCCTTCCTGCCGAGAGGTGTCGCTGACTCGAGTCTCGCGGATCTCGCCGGCGGACGGGTGGCCGCCGGCGGCCGGCTGTGGATAACCGCAAGGTCCCTCCATGCCTGCGAGGCGAGAGACTGAGCAGCCATCGAGGACAAAGGGGCCCTGATCGCGCGGCGCGTTCGCGATGTCCGCCCTGCGTGGTTCAACGCCCCCAGGATGTCGAGGCCTATCGCCGGCTCGCCGCGGCGGTCAGCGAGTGGAACGCCTACTGCGCCCCGACGACGGAGACACTGACGTCAGACGACTCCGAGTTGCTCGACGGGCTGGCCGATGTCGCGCCACCGCAGCCCCTGGCCGCGCTGCTGCCCGACGTGACAGGGCCCATGTTGCGACGGTCCAGCCGCCAGCTCTAGCGCTATCGCGGTCCGTGTCGGCCCGCTCCGAGCCCGTTACACAGCTGCGTTAAGTAACCGAATTATGCCACCACCGGTCTGGTCGCGGTGCGCGCCGCCACTCAGGAACGCGGCCGCCCAGATCCGCCGCTGGGCGGTGGCAACTGGCGGGGTTCGTTCTGCTCGCTCCGGCGAAGCATGTCCCGACCCGCGTGCGTTGCTGAGGGATCCAGCCCGGCGTTCGCGATCATCTTCTGCAAGCTCAGCAGTTCGGTCGCTGCTTCGGGTCGCGTGCGTTCGTAGTGGCTCAGAACGAAGCGGTTGAAGAGCGGGACCGCCATCGCCAGCTGGCCGCGCTTGGGTGCGTAGACGTCGCCCTCCTCGATGAGCTCCTCACGGAGCCAGGACAGCTCTTGCTGGGAGCGACCGAGAGTCTTGGCGATCGCCGCTGTCGAGGCGCGCCCGCCGTGCAGAGCGAGTGCGGCAAGGAACTCCATCTGTCGATCGCTGATTCGGTCCCATCGGGGGCCAAGGGTGCGGCGCTCGAGCATGTCGGCGACCTGGGGGAGTGCGGCTTCGACGTCGCCGAGGGTGATCTGGTCGGGCCCGGGCGCGGATGTCCAAATGGCGTGGGCGAACAGCTGCACGTGGGCCGGGTAGCCGTTGCTCGCCTCGACCACGGCTGCCGCCGCCTCGGGGGTCCACGCGACGCCGGCCCGGCGTGCCGGCTCCACCACGGCGTAGCGGGCGTCATCGGGTTCGAGAGTGAGGGGGATGGGCTCCAGCACGAAGAGGCGATCTGGGTGGGTCACGCCGGCCTTGCGGAGCGCATCGGGAGTGAAGGGCAGCCCGGTGCCGGCGAAGAGGACCGGCGAGGAGGGGTGGTCGACGTTGAGTCGGTGCAGTGTCGCCGCGAGCAGGGCGAGGTCAGGACCAGAGGCGACCTGGAGCTCATCGACGGTGATCAGCAGGCCCCCGCTGTGGGCGTCCTTCCGTACTTCGGTAGCCAGCGTGGCCAGGGCGTCAGCGAGCGTTCCCGCGTCCAAGCCTGGTGCTGCGGCGTTGGATTGGCGAGTGGAGATCCCGGCACCGATGCCCGCGATGCTGAGGTTGACCCCACCGATCCGCTCGAAGGTTTTGCGGGCGCGCTGCCACGGGCCGGCCTCCTCGGCCATACGGGTGCGAGCGCGCTGGAGCAGCGCTTCTACCAGACCAGCGTGGCCCGAGACAGCCTGGAGGTTGACCACCTCGAAGCCTTGCTCCTGAGCGAGGTCCGCGAATGCGCTCACCGTGACGGTCTTCCCCACGCCGCGCGGGCCGGCAAGGATCATGTCCTGGGCGCGGACGCGGCCGCCAGAGACAATGTCGTTGAGCACCAAGTGCCAGTCACGGAGAAGGCCGTCGCGTCCTGCCAGGACGGGCGGGTTGTGGCCAGCGCCGGGCGTGTACGGGCTCTGATCCACCAGCGCCACCTTCCTAGACTCACCTAGATTTCGAGGAGTTTCTAGGTCAGTCTAGGTGGCAGTCGGCTCACTAGGCCGGACGAGCTCTCGCGCATGTGACCGGCGTGTCAAGGGCCGATCCGGGGTGGCGGGGTGGAGCGCCGCCGGCAGTGGACCGGTCGGCGCCGAGGCGTCGACGGGCTGCATGCTCGGGACTCTCGGGGGTTGGTCCGGCAGCGCCAGCGACGAGGAACTCGCCGAGCTTGTCGGCAAGCTCGGCGATGTCGGCCGACAGCACCTGCTCCAGGATATCGGCGATGCTGGCGGCGGAGCCGTCGCAATGGTCGACCAGGTCGGAGGCGAGGCGATCGAGGGCGCGGTCGCCCTGCTGGGTGAAAGTGACGATGCCGGAGCCCGGCTTCTCCGCGGGTGAAGTGCTCATTGGGTCCTCCTCTGCTTGGTCACCTAGGTGATCCCGGACCTTGCGAGCGATCAGCGAGCGCTTCGTCAGCTCGGCAGCGGGCGGCGGCCGCCAGGTTCGCCGCCGTCGTGCCGCAAAAAGCGATGAGCGCGCCGGCTGAGGGGCGCGGGCGGTCTCGGATCCGCGGCTAGCCCCGAGAGGGTTGCTCGAGTTCTGTGTCAGCCTCTTTGCCCGCGTGGCGCCCGGCTGCAAAGGCCGCATCCACTGCTGCACGGGTTCGCTCCGTGCTGCTGGGCATGAGATGGGTGTAGGTGCGCAAGGTGAAGCCGGGGTCGCTGTGGCCGAGGTATTCGGATACGGCGCGAATCGATTCGCCGGCGTCGAGGAGCACGGAGGCGTACCAGTGGCGTAGGGCGTGCATGCCGTTGTCACGCGCTTGCTCGATGCCCACATGGGCTTGGCCGGGCTTCCAGAGCCGTGTGTTGAAGTAGTTGCGGTTGAGGGCAGAACGCTCGCGTGTGGTGAGTATGAGCCCTGCGCTCGCCTTCTTGTCCGCTTGGGGCGTTCCCCACGGAAGCGTGATGCTCCGTCGCGGGTAGGTAGCGAGGTGGTTGCTGAGTTCCGTCGCGACGCTCTCGGGCAAGGGGACGGTTCGGGTCTTGTCGCCCTTCGGCAGGCCGAAGACCAGGCGGTTGCCTCCGAACACCTTGACTTGCCGCCTGACCTCCACAACTCCGCGGAGGAAGTCGACGTCCTCGACTGCGAGCCCAAATACCTCGCCTTGGCGTAGTCCCAGCCCCGATCCCAACGTGACTGCGATCCTGTACTGCGGCGGAAGCGCGTCGTGCATGGAGGAGACCCACTCGGTCGGCCAAGGCACCACCTTGCGGCGCGACGTTGCGGGTCTTGTCACTGAACTCGCTTTGCACGGATTCTTGGCAATCATGTCGTCGTCGACCGCAGCCGAGAAGATGGCAGACACGTTAGAGAAGATGACGCGCCGGTAGGTCTCGGCCATCTCCATCGACCGTAGGAGCTTCTGGATGGTCGACGGCTTGATTTGTCGCAGTTCGAGGTGTCCTAGCGTCGGGAACACATGGAGCCTGAGTCGCAACTCGGTCGCCTCGTAGGTCAGCGGACTGAAGGTCCGACTATCGAGCCACTCCTCGGCATAGGCGCGAAACGAGATCTTGCCGGCGTCGACATCAAGGTAGGTCCCACGAAGCTTGTCCGCCTCGACCGTGTTGCGGAACGCAACCGCCTCGGCCTTGCGTCGGAAGGTCTTGCGACGCTGCCGCCCCTCGGGATCTCGGTAGTTGACGACGTAACGAGGGCTGCCGTCGTCGGATGATCGCCCAGAGCTAATGCTTGCCATGGCAGCCCTCGGCAGCGTCGGACCGGGTGACCAACCATGCTGATGAGCATCTGCTCGCTGGTGGCGATGGAGTCGATTCCGGGCCAGGCTGGTGGCCTGTCGGGATCACTGATTCTCCTCGAGTCGCACCGTCCAATTGATCACGGTTGCTGCCCGCCAGCGCAGGTGCTTGCCGACACGGAAGCCGGCCGGGCCGTAGCCCGTCGTCCGCCAGGAGTAGATGGTCTGCTTGGTCACTCCAAGGTAGGAAGCGACATCGTCGATGTCCCACAGCTCTTCGGCGTCGACCAGCCTGGGGGCACGGCTTCCGCGGCCTCCGCGACGCTGCGGCCCAAAGATTCCCGGTTCCACAGCCGGCACGTTCGAGTTCGTTGCCATCATCAAGCCCCTCCTTGCGGCGTTGACGGAGATTCGGTCTACAGGCACCTATGTCTGACGGAGGCGCCGGAGCGATCACGCAGGTGCAAGTGATGTCGCAGCGAGCTGACTCGGGATCGGTGGGGGGCGCCGAACCGTGCGATGCCACGCTCGTGGCTCGGGCAACGGACCAAGTTCGAGACCGCTGTGGCGACCTTCCCTGACGGAGCCAGGCGAACCGTGCGCCAAGGGGTGGCGCGTCTGAGATTTGTACCGGATTTGTAACAGACGAGCGGCTACCAACAGAAAACGCCGCCGAACGACCAAAAGGTCGCTCGGCGGCGTTTGTGCAGGTCAGCGGCTGTTCTTTGCGGTCGTTCGGTGTTGCTGAATGACCGCAGCCGGAGGCCCGGTTAGATGTCGTAGTAGAGCTCGAACTCGTGCGGGTGCGGGCGCTGCTGGACCGGCAGGATCTCGTTCTGGCGCTTGTAGTCGATCCAGGTCTCGATCAGGTCCGAGGTGAAGACGTTGCCGGCGGTGAGGAACTCGTGGTCGGTCTCGAGGTTGTTCAGCACGGCGTCGAGGGAGGCCGGGACCTGCTCGATGTCGGCCATCTCGTCCGGCGGGAGCTCGTAGATGTCCTTGTCGATCGGGGCGGCGGGCTCGATCTTGTTCTTGATGCCGTCGAGGCCGGCCAGCAGCAGCGCCGAGAACGCGAGGTAGGGGTTGGCCGAGGGGTCGGGGCAGCGGAACTCGATCCGCTTGGCCTTCGGGTTCGAGCCGGTGATCGGGATCCGGACGCAGGCGGAGCGGTTGCGCTGGGAGTACACCAGCGAGACCGGGGCCTCGAAGCCCGGCACCAGCCGGTGGTAGGAGTTGACCGTCGGGTTGGTGAAGGCCAGCAGCGACGGGGCGTGCTTGAGCAGGCCGCCGATGTACCAGCGGGCGGTGTCGGAGAGGCCGCCGTACCCGGTCTCGTCGTAGAACAGCGGCTCGCCGGCGTTCCAGATCGACTGGTGGCAGTGCATGCCCGAGCCGTTGTCGCCGAAGATCGGCTTCGGCATGAAGGTCGCGGTCTTGCCGTTGCGCCACGCGACGTTCTTGATGATGTACTTGAACTTCATCACGTCGTCGGCGGCCTTGAGCAGCTCGTCGAAGCGGTAGTTGATCTCGGCCTGGCCGGCGGTGCCGACCTCGTGGTGGGCGCGCTCGACCTGCAGGCCGGCCCGCTCCAGCTCGATGACCATCTCGTCGCGGAGCTCGCCGAAGTGGTCGGTGGGCGCGACCGGGAAGTAGCCGCCCTTGTACTTCACCTTGTAGCCGCGGTTGTCGTTCTCGAACGCCGCGCCGGTGTTCCAGGCGCCGGCCGAGGAGTCGATCTCGTAGTAGCCCGCGTTGGCCTTGGTCTCGAAGCGCACGTTGTCGAAGACGTAGAACTCGGCCTCGGGGGCGAAGTACGCCTTGTCGCCGATGCCGGTGGTGCCCAGGTAGGCCATCGCCTTGCGCGCGATGTTGCGCGGGTCGCGGGAGTAGGC encodes:
- a CDS encoding site-specific integrase → MASISSGRSSDDGSPRYVVNYRDPEGRQRRKTFRRKAEAVAFRNTVEADKLRGTYLDVDAGKISFRAYAEEWLDSRTFSPLTYEATELRLRLHVFPTLGHLELRQIKPSTIQKLLRSMEMAETYRRVIFSNVSAIFSAAVDDDMIAKNPCKASSVTRPATSRRKVVPWPTEWVSSMHDALPPQYRIAVTLGSGLGLRQGEVFGLAVEDVDFLRGVVEVRRQVKVFGGNRLVFGLPKGDKTRTVPLPESVATELSNHLATYPRRSITLPWGTPQADKKASAGLILTTRERSALNRNYFNTRLWKPGQAHVGIEQARDNGMHALRHWYASVLLDAGESIRAVSEYLGHSDPGFTLRTYTHLMPSSTERTRAAVDAAFAAGRHAGKEADTELEQPSRG
- the glnA gene encoding type I glutamate--ammonia ligase, giving the protein MFQNSDELLKYVKDEGVEMIDVRFCDLPGIMQHFTVPVSSFDQSVFDDGLGFDGSSIRGFQAIHESDMSLFPDPTTAYLDPFRTAKTLVVNFFIHDPLTGEAYSRDPRNIARKAMAYLGTTGIGDKAYFAPEAEFYVFDNVRFETKANAGYYEIDSSAGAWNTGAAFENDNRGYKVKYKGGYFPVAPTDHFGELRDEMVIELERAGLQVERAHHEVGTAGQAEINYRFDELLKAADDVMKFKYIIKNVAWRNGKTATFMPKPIFGDNGSGMHCHQSIWNAGEPLFYDETGYGGLSDTARWYIGGLLKHAPSLLAFTNPTVNSYHRLVPGFEAPVSLVYSQRNRSACVRIPITGSNPKAKRIEFRCPDPSANPYLAFSALLLAGLDGIKNKIEPAAPIDKDIYELPPDEMADIEQVPASLDAVLNNLETDHEFLTAGNVFTSDLIETWIDYKRQNEILPVQQRPHPHEFELYYDI
- a CDS encoding ATP-binding protein, whose product is MALVDQSPYTPGAGHNPPVLAGRDGLLRDWHLVLNDIVSGGRVRAQDMILAGPRGVGKTVTVSAFADLAQEQGFEVVNLQAVSGHAGLVEALLQRARTRMAEEAGPWQRARKTFERIGGVNLSIAGIGAGISTRQSNAAAPGLDAGTLADALATLATEVRKDAHSGGLLITVDELQVASGPDLALLAATLHRLNVDHPSSPVLFAGTGLPFTPDALRKAGVTHPDRLFVLEPIPLTLEPDDARYAVVEPARRAGVAWTPEAAAAVVEASNGYPAHVQLFAHAIWTSAPGPDQITLGDVEAALPQVADMLERRTLGPRWDRISDRQMEFLAALALHGGRASTAAIAKTLGRSQQELSWLREELIEEGDVYAPKRGQLAMAVPLFNRFVLSHYERTRPEAATELLSLQKMIANAGLDPSATHAGRDMLRRSEQNEPRQLPPPSGGSGRPRS
- a CDS encoding helix-turn-helix transcriptional regulator; this encodes MMATNSNVPAVEPGIFGPQRRGGRGSRAPRLVDAEELWDIDDVASYLGVTKQTIYSWRTTGYGPAGFRVGKHLRWRAATVINWTVRLEENQ